A section of the Micromonas commoda chromosome 14, complete sequence genome encodes:
- a CDS encoding predicted protein, translated as MTSIGCQQGNRPICNVRTIQGLENRLFKTGKFLGNQSSRHGPRSGLSLAMSSFAPVCIGRASLRAPARPVPMRAVVTVARAPVLRGLPSKLSAANWRARSVRVRPAVSTQEPVDVEDDADEMAVDSGSNAKGPLRKGSKVTPEALRAFIRMRRGVFKITSFGSLSEMPDVGGAVTSTLRRMVIHQCDILERALTSSLSERSEGWRSDELDPRHVPDASVAPAPDETLDVAFKHRLLLLQARKGYRCNSDSLVLAAHVAGQISWHGVETKAGGLFGRKKVLKPPRIADLGAGAGVVGLSLAARGGFAKDAQGPNVLLVERQVGLARRCARNAALNGVGEGVTVCLGDVSAGSFGTQSSNSKTEDIVEDEVEEEEDDERQHVEVSLSVDGDAVGVELAVKSAFNHERWAGADAKPGDWMGKCDAVVCNPPYFPKEDIKRGTKPIRNEKRLAHYETTAGLDEFFAAGEKLLKPLTADVQPGNDPAMHVVYPSDRAAAVYAAATRVGLGRIYVREVFHDRDATEPKLVLVDARRSYVNNKGETVSEDGEPIGESNTESDDFLTQFRTTPTYDLRVMDPIVLYDEVNEETGETDPEASTYSEEIEWFMRRLPAPGP; from the coding sequence ATGACGTCGATCGGCTGCCAGCAAGGAAACCGACCGATCTGCAATGTCCGCACGATCCAGGGGTTGGAAAACCGTTTATTTAAAACGGGAAAGTTCCTCGGCAACCAGTCGTCTAGGCACGGTCCCAGGAGCGGACTGAGCCTGGCCATGTCCAGTTTCGCGCCAGTTTGCATAGGACGCGCCAGTTTgcgcgcgccagcgcgtcccGTGCCCATGCGCGCCGTGGTAAccgtcgcacgcgcccccgtcctccGGGGGTTGCCGAGCAAATTATCCGCAGCAAATTGGCGCGCCCGTTCCGTTCGCGTGAGACCGGCGGTGTCGACGCAGgagcccgtcgacgtcgaggacgacgcggacgagatgGCCGTGGATAGCGGCTCAAACGCGAAGGGACCGCTGCGCAAGGGCTCGAAGGTCACCCCGGAGGCTCTTCGCGCGTTCATCAGGATGCGCCGAGGCGTCTTCAAGATCACCTCGTTCGGCTCCCTCTCCGAGATGCCGGACGTGGGAGGAgcggtgacgtcgacgcTGCGACGCATGGTCATCCATCAGTGCGAtatcctcgagcgcgcgctgacgTCGTCCCTCAGCGAGAGGTCCGAGGGCTGGCGcagcgacgagctcgacccgaggcacgtccccgacgcctccgtcgcgcccgcgccggatgAAACCTTGGACGTCGCGTTCAAGCACAGGCTCCTGCTGCTGCAGGCGAGGAAGGGGTACAGGTGCAACTCCGACTcgctcgtgctcgccgcACACGTCGCCGGGCAGATTTCGTGGCACGGGGTGGAGACCAAGGCGGGCGGGCTGTTCGGTCGTAAGAAGGTTTTAAAGCCGCCGAGGATAGCCGActtgggcgccggcgcgggagtCGTGGGcctgtcgctcgcggcgaggggcgggttCGCCAAGGACGCGCAAGGGCCGAACGTTCTGCTGGTGGAGAGGCAGGTTGGACTCGcgaggcggtgcgcgcggaacgcggcgctgaacggcgtcggcgagggtgtCACCGTGTGCCTCGGGGACGTATCCGCAGGGTCGTTTGGAACTCAAAGTTCGAACTCAAAGACGGAGGACATCGTGGAGGACGAGgtagaggaggaggaggacgacgaacgaCAACACGTCGAGGTGTCGCTCAGCGTGGatggcgacgcggtcggcgtgGAGCTCGCGGTCAAGTCCGCGTTCAACCACGAGCggtgggcgggcgcggacgcgaaacCCGGCGACTGGATGGGTAagtgcgacgccgtcgtgtgCAACCCGCCCTACTTCCCGAAGGAGGACATCAAGAGAGGGACGAAGCCCATACGCAACGAGAAGCGCCTGGCGCACTACGAGACCACCGCGGGTCTGGACGagttcttcgccgccggagagAAGCTGCTGAAGCCCTTGACGGCGGACGTGCAGCCCGGAAATGATCCGGCGATGCACGTCGTTTATCCCAGCgaccgagccgcggcggtgtacgccgcggcgactcgcGTGGGCTTGGGTCGGATCTACGTCCGCGAGGTGTTccacgaccgcgacgcgaccgaacCCAAGCTCGTGTTGGTGGATGCGCGCAGGAGTTACGTCAACAACAAGGGCGAGACGGTgagcgaggatggcgagccCATCGGGGAGTCCAACACCGAGTCTGACGACTTTCTCACCCAGTTCAGGACGACCCCGACCTACGACCTGCGCGTCATGGACCCCATCGTCCTGTACGACGAGGTCAACGAGGAAACGGGCGAGACGGACccggaggcgtcgacgtACTCGGAAGAGATCGAGTGGTTCATGCGCAGGCTTCCCGCGCCTGGACCGTGA
- a CDS encoding predicted protein — translation KVTLYQYDVCPFCNKVKAYLDYRGIPYDVVEVNPLTKSEIKFSKEYRKVPIVMVDDEQLNDSAHIIATLDERLGKIAPPGFIGGKAMTEKEEKWAKWVDAWFVHVITPNIYRTWAEAFKSFDYITERGKFGWVERQSVRLSGAVSMYLISQNVLKKRHGIEDERLELYKALEDWMENGVGGAAFCGGDVPNVADISVFGVLRAVKTFETFDDALANVKSVEGWYRRMEKEVGEATRTDGIAN, via the coding sequence AAGGTGACGCTGTACCAGTACGACGTGTGCCCCTTTTGCAACAAGGTGAAGGCGTACTTGGACTACCGCGGCATTCCCTacgacgtcgtggaggtCAACCCCCTGACCAAGTCGGAGATCAAGTTCAGCAAGGAGTACCGCAAGGTTCCCATCGTgatggtggacgacgagcagCTCAACGACTCGGCCCACATCATCGCCACGCTCGACGAGAGACTGGGCAAGATCGCGCCCCCCGGGTTCATCGGGGGCAAGGCCATgaccgagaaggaggagaagtgGGCCAAGTGGGTGGACGCCTGGTTCGTGCACGTCATCACCCCAAACATCTACCGCACGTGGGCCGAGGCTTTCAAGTCGTTTGACTACATCACCGAGCGGGGTAAGTTTGGCTGGGTGGAGCGTCAGAGCGTTCGACtctccggcgccgtctccaTGTACCTCATCAGCCAGAACGTGCTGAAGAAGAGGCACGGCATCGAGGACGAGAGGCTGGAGCTTTAcaaggcgctggaggacTGGATGGAGaacggcgtgggcggcgcggcgttttGCGGAGGCGACGTGCCAAACGTGGCGGATATCAGCGTATTCGGCGTGCTCAGGGCGGTGAAGACCTTCGAGacgttcgacgacgccctggcAAACGTCAAGAGCGTGGAGGGCTGGTACAGGAGGATGGAGAAGGAGGTTGGAGAGGCGACCAGGACCGACGGCATCGCCAACTGA
- a CDS encoding predicted protein, with product MEGGSDAAAERAVDAATVALSRYEFFRVHEEPLGERPTFGSGPTAAAARLHESDRPKVLVCRSTKAYRRLALCVPRPGERTVDIGSAYGDATALMAEAAGEDAVLGIDVSKHFVDQSSAARPGLRFERLDALEDPALLAREIEGSVNVFVDIGGVRAAEALVRLLPAVAKSAAPSFIVVKCEALHDAMADAEVPFEGLRGATTITRFTVPERERSNGGANGVDDCDTDCGSSDSRWRDAVAVTASSASPVFWRKTCEREVGNVRARSAFKRAHVARSARPASDLFARYPLKYPPRFVRGDVEICRFHNYSADGCIRREKFGMCMFDHEHCHWCGEHGHRAWECEHAVKAHQSAVVDDGLAPAAAPVRDPNDGTANGVANGTANGVVDGLANGVVDGLANGIDEGLAKVSLAQPEDVYVYVAGGRNRGQTVGVTERYSLRRKQWERGPHIADPRGSHGLAAANGVVYAVAGGGIKSNLATAEALHAVADHASTAWVPAGVVAEARHALSACNTGDWGVCAIGGWADGNSCTGAVDFLDLRTDPTSTTWRSLAPLITPRKLHGAAGLPDGRLFVFGGRIGDHGGPIAGAEAYDPTSNEWRAIRPLPIGACACACVDGSDEGKGTQYVYVATWGADNPEGNKSTKRGGKDPRVGEAGALWRYDPDADTYERVCGLPLPEWYGFAMCAFDGWVYLIGGSTAGRWTGAAFRRRVDQGGESEWEELPPMKVVRRRTAAAVARAGLMRK from the coding sequence ATGGAAGGCGGCTCTGATGCGGCGGctgagcgcgcggtggacgccgcgacggtaGCCCTCTCGCGGTACGAGTTTTTCCGCGTGCACGAGGAGCCGCTCGGCGAACGTCCAACCTTCGGCTCGGGCCctaccgcggcggcggcgaggcttcACGAAAGCGATCGGCCTAAAGTGCTCGTGTGCCGCTCCACGAAGGCGTACAGGCGCCTGGCTCTGTGCGTGCCCAGGCCCGGGGAGAGGACAGTCGACATAGGCAGCGCGtacggcgacgccaccgcgctcatggccgaagccgcgggcgaggacgcggtgctGGGAATAGACGTATCGAAACATTTCGTGGACcagtcgagcgcggcgagaccCGGCTTGCGtttcgagcgcctcgacgcgctcgaggacccGGCGCTTCTCGCCAGGGAGATCGAGGGATCCGTCAACGTATTCGTCGACATTGggggcgttcgcgccgccgaagccctCGTCAGGCTCCTCCCGGCGGTCGCCAaaagcgcggcgccctcgttcATCGTCGTCAAGTGCGAGGCGCTGCACGACGCCatggccgacgcggaggtgccCTTCGAGGGTCTGcgtggggcgacgacgatcacGAGGTTCACCGTCCCGGAACGCGAGCGATcaaacggcggcgcgaacggggtGGACGACTGCGACACCGATTGTGGAAGCTCCGATTCGAggtggcgcgacgccgtcgccgtcaccgcctcgagcgcgtcgcccgttTTTTGGCGAAAAACGTGCGAGCGGGAGGTTGGCAACGTCAGGGCCAGGTCCGCGTTTAAACGGGCGCACGTCGcccggagcgcgcggcccgCGTCGGATCTGTTCGCCAGGTATCCTCTGAAGTACCCCCCGCGGTTCGtgcgcggggacgtggagaTTTGCCGCTTCCACAACTACTCCGCGGATGGGTGCATTCGCCGCGAGAAGTTTGGCATGTGCATGTTCGATCACGAGCACTGCCACTGGTGCGGGGAGCACGGCCACAGGGCGTGGGAGTGCGAACACGCGGTCAAGGCGCACCAGTCGGCGGTCGTGGATGACGGcctggcgcccgccgccgcgcccgtgcgtGACCCGAACGACGGAACCGCAAACGGGGTGGCAAACGGAACGGCGAACGGGGTTGTCGACGGGTTGGCAAACGGGGTTGTCGACGGGTTGGCAAACGGAATCGATGAAGGGTTGGCGAAAGTTTCCCTCGCGCAACCCGAGGACGTGTACGTGTACGTCGCGGGGGGACGTAACCGCGGCCAGACCGTGGGCGTCACCGAGAGGTACTCCCTGCGACGGAAGCAGTGGGAGCGAGGGCCGCACATCGCCGACCCCCGCGGCAGCCAcggcctcgcggcggcgaacggcgtcgtgtacgccgtcgccggcggagggATCAAGTCGAACCTCgccacggcggaggcgctccacgcggtcgccgaccacgcgtccaccgcgtggGTACCCGCGGGTGtggtcgcggaggcgaggcaCGCGTTGAGCGCGTGTAACACCGGGGATTGGGGCGTCTGCGCGATCGGAGGATGGGCCGACGGCAACTCGTGCACGGGCGCCGTAGATTTTTTGGACCTGAGGACggacccgacgtcgacgacgtggcggAGCCTGGCGCCGCTGATCACGCCGCGCAAGCtacacggcgcggcgggcctTCCCGACGGCCGACTCTTCGTCTTTGGGGGTCGGATCGGCGATCATGGGGGgcccatcgcgggcgccgaggcgtacGATCCGACGTCGAACGAGTGGAGGGCCATTCGTCCGCTACCCATTGGCGCatgcgcgtgcgcgtgcgtgGACGGATCCGATGAGGGGAAGGGGACGCAGTACGTGTACGTCGCCACGTGGGGCGCTGATAATCCCGAGGGGAACAAGTCGACGAAACGCGGGGGTAAGGACCCGCGGGTGGGCGAGGCTGGGGCGCTGTGGAGgtacgacccggacgcggacaCGTACGAGAGGGTGTGCGGGCTGCCACTCCCGGAGTGGTACGGTTTCGCCATGTGCGCTTTCGACGGCTGGGTCTACCTCATCGGGGGTAGCACGGCGGGGCGttggacgggggcggcgttcAGGAGAAGGGTGGACCAAGGGGGCGAGAGTGAGTGGGAGGAGCTGCCGCCGATGAAGGTGGTGCGTCGacggaccgccgcggctgtggCGCGAGCCGGACTGATGAGAAAGTAA
- a CDS encoding predicted protein: MGNDENIPLLPGYSLTLPGARKLPQTLNYAGGGIFVTGLPDQSHPARPITARMAGDEKLATQGRPLTDKKTTLADHVKGSVAVDPQNGPAPPPGAPAVAALGDMKLGEGSATPAWVAYDGQSLSYGAYFVEKALDGRDRIRRCVIRFHLEDGTVDVHEHKTDNSGIVQGRILKRHAAVGASGEPLAIADFQIGSTVAIYGREYNVVCCDAYTREFLRKEGLTIAADVPFPDTLVDEGPGVLGTIGMGVRGVGGKRVFETDPVEVVIGASSASSNQIAEPAIDPFTKDVLSFKCSWDDSVQGIVHYTLNYFLADGTVEVLEEEAPGRDPFPKMLARSKLPAGGAFDVGPPGEKTRTFLKPADIVMGQPVGVYGRNLTVHDCDDFTRAYYVKTLGRTILEMAPKPLNDGAVKHVHVDPPYNGFGSETDSLRNCHSLVPKRAPPNLRHFEQNFGKELRFNAAFAGPGLVPPNDERRFIVTFYLVDGTISVYEPPMSNSGIIGGKFLERTLEPVRKPGARAPYVARDFYVGATVTLNSHRFELLNTDESTESIIRSL, encoded by the exons ATGGGTAACGACGAGAACATCCCCCTGCTTCCGGGGTACAGCCTGACGCTCCCCGGG GCGAGGAAGCTCCCCCAGACCCTCAActacgccggcggcggcatcttcGTCACCGGCCTTCCCGATCAAtcccaccccgcgcgccccatCACCGCTCGCAtggccggcgacgagaagCTCGCCACGCAGGGGCGCCCGCTGACTGACAAGAAGACCACGCTCGCCGATCACGTCAAGGGGTCCGTCGCGGTTGACCCGCAGAACggtcccgcgcccccgcccggtgcccccgcggtcgccgccctcggtgacatgaagctcggcgagggcagcgccacccccgcgtggGTAGCGTACGACGGTCAATCCCTCTCCTACGGCGCGTATTTCGTCgagaaggcgctcgacggccGAGACCGCATTAGGAGGTGCGTCATCAGGTTCCACCTCGAGGACGGCACCGTGGACGTGCACGAACACAAGACGGACAACAGCGGCATCGTCCAGGGCCGCATCCTGAAGCgccacgccgcggtgggcgcgtccggcgaacccctcgccatcgccgacttTCAGATTGGATCCACCGTCGCAATCTACGGCCGCGAGTACAACGTCGTGTGCTGCGACGCGTACACCCGCGAGTTCCTCCGCAAAGAGGGCCTCACGATCGCGGCCGACGTTCCCTTCCCCGAcaccctcgtcgacgagggacCCGGCGTGCTCGGTACCATCGGCAtgggcgttcgcggcgtcggcggcaaaAGGGTGTTCGAGACAGATCCCGTCGAGGTTGTCATCGGCGCgtcatccgcgtcgtccaatCAAATCGCCGAACCCGCGATTGACCCGTTCACCAAGGACGTCCTCTCGTTCAAGTGCTCGTGGGACGACAGCGTCCAGGGTATCGTGCACTACACCCTCAACTACTTCCTCGCGGACGGTACCGTGGAGGttctcgaggaggaggctccgGGCCGCGATCCTTTCCCCAAGATGCTCGCGCGCAGCAAGCtcccggcgggcggcgcgttcgacgtcggTCCCCCCGGCGAGAAGACCAGGACGTTCCTCAAGCCCGCCGACATCGTGATGGGCCAGCCCGTGGGCGTTTACGGCCGTAACCTGACGGTTCACGACTGCGATGATTTCACGCGAGCGTACTACGTCAAGACGCTCGGTCGGACGATCCTCGAGATGGCGCCCAAGCCCTTGAACGATGGCGCGGTGAAGCACGTGCACGTCGACCCCCCGTACAACGGTTTCGGCTCCGAGACGGACTCCCTCCGCAACTGCCACTCGCTCGTGCCGAAGCGCGCGCCCCCCAACCTGAGGCACTTTGAGCAGAACTTTGGCAAGGAGCTCAGGTTCAACGCGGCGTTCGCTGGGCCCGGGCTGGTTCCCCCCAACGATGAACGGAGGTTCATCGTGACCTTCTACCTGGTCGACGGGACCATCAGCGTCTACGAGCCACCCATGTCCAACAGCGGCATAATCGGCGGTAAGTTTCTGGAGCGCACGCTCGAGCCGGTGAGGAAAcccggggcgagggcgccttACGTGGCGAGGGACTTTTACGTCGGCGCGACCGTGACGCTCAACTCGCACAGGTTCGAGCTGCTCAACACGGACGAGTCGACGGAGAGCATCATCAGGAGTCTGTGA
- a CDS encoding predicted protein — MVLKTRVTELLKIEHPIIQGGMHHVGYATLAAAVSNAGGLGTVTALTQRTPELLRDEIRACKALLKPGKPFAVNFTLLPSLAPPDYGAYAQVIVDEGVPVVETAGRNPGKWIAFFKKHGVTVVHKCVAIKHALTAQRLGADCISMDGFECAGHPGEDDVGNLVLLAKARTALTIPYVASGGVGTGEQLAACLALGADGVNMGTRFMATKEAPVHDGIKTALVKADERSTTLVMKSVGNTERVYKNDVARRVQEIERENPGKIEAIRHLVSGENYRKSFQESGDPDSSVWSCGVVMGLIDDVPTCEELILRMVADAERVITKRLPSMVGGRSGGLWSMVAGRSRL, encoded by the coding sequence atggTTCTCAAGACCAGGGTCACCGAGTTGCTCAAGATCGAGCACCCCATCATCCAGGGGGGCATGCACCACGTCGGGTacgccaccctcgcggcggcggtgtccaacgcgggcgggctcggcaccgtcaccgccctGACCCAGCGCACGCCGGAGCTCCTCCGGGACGAGATCCGCGCGTGCAAGGCTCTGCTGAAGCCCGGTAAGCCGTTCGCGGTGAACTTTACGCTTCTgccgagcctcgcgccgcccgactACGGCGCCTACGCCCAGGtgatcgtcgacgagggcgtgcCGGTGGTGGAGACGGCGGGCAGAAATCCGGGCAAGTGGATCGCCTTCTTCAAGAAGCACGGCGTCACGGTGGTGCACAAGTGCGTCGCCATCAAgcacgcgctcaccgcgcagaggctcggcgccgactgCATATCCATGGACGGGTTCGAGTGCGCGGGTCAcccgggcgaggacgacgtgggCAACCTCGTGCTGCTGGCCAAGGCGAGGACGGCACTGACGATCCCGTACGTGGCGTCGGGGGGCGTCGGCACCGGAgagcagctcgccgcgtgcctcgcgctgggcgccgacggcgtgaacATGGGCACGAGGTTCATGGCCACGAAGGAGGCGCCGGTTCACGACGGCATCAAAACGGCGCTGGTCAAGGCGGACGAGAGGAGCACCACGCTGGTGATGAAGTCGGTTGGCAACACCGAGCGGGTGTATAAAAACGAcgtggcgcggcgggtgcagGAGATTGAACGGGAAAATCCGGGAAAGATCGAGGCCATACGGCACCTGGTCAGCGGGGAGAACTACAGGAAGAGCTTTCAGGAGAGCGGCGACCCCGACAGCAGCGTTTGGTCGTGCGGGGTGGTCATGGGcctcatcgacgacgtccccaCGTGCGAGGAGCTGATACTAAGGATGGTGGCAGACGCGGAGCGGGTCATCACAAAAAGGTTACCCTCCATGGTGGGTGGGCGGAGTGGCGGGCTGTGGTCCATGGTGGCCGGACGGAGCAGGCTGTGA
- a CDS encoding predicted protein, protein MALVNAFSSLSIAAPAKAAGLGFKKAVAAFVPAPAARVSASRAVFTVEAKQNKKARTIQGSRVQLPRVAAASRRRTPARHVAAKNRDPKTFFPGRSGDDFFPTRWLTYARLSSLSLQSRNERLYNKMRKSEITTRMKKVFLKATALGAQEACSEEEIGDLEKLISEATKAVDKAIAKGVLHKNTGARRKSRMSKYKQDLRRSKGLLTA, encoded by the exons ATGGCGCTCGTCAACGCTTTCTCGTCCCTttccatcgcggcgcccgccaagGCCGCCGGCCTCGGCTTCAAgaaggccgtcgccgccttcgtgcccgcccccgcggctcgcgtctccgcctcccgcgcggttTTCACCGTCGAGGCGAAGCAGAACAAAAAGGCTCGCACGATTCAG GGTTCGCGTGTTCagctcccgcgcgtcgccgctgcgtcgcgtcgtcggacgccggcgcgacacgtcgcggcgaaaaaCCGAGACCCTAAAACCTTTTTCCCTGGCCGCTCGGGTGACGATTTTTTCCCCACTCGGTGGCTGACCTATGCCCGCCTCTCATCCCTTTCGCTGCAGTCCCGCAACGAGCGCCTCTACAACAAGATGAGGAAGAGCGAGATCACCACCCGCATGAAGAAGGTTTTCCTCAAGGcgaccgcgctcggcgcgcaggAGGCGTGCTCCGAAGAGGAGATTGGCGACCTCGAGAAGCTCATCTCGGAGGCGACCAAGGCGGTGGACAAGGCTATTGCCAAGGGGGTGCTTCACAAGAAcaccggcgcgaggcggaagTCCCGCATGTCCAAGTACAAGCAGGACCTTCGCCGCAGCAAGGGCCTCCTCACGGCGTAA
- a CDS encoding predicted protein: MPGFDYSKWDNLELSDDEDHHPGAQFIEANTLRRIKREAHENKEKERAEKIESLEKQIRKNERKIKELSEGENAAANEAEIAKLRSASATFQSEVDTERRQKKFNAEEAVRDAWSHSLVGAACKPDAGPEKLDYEAFAKKYGDQLDALAVKDFGSGYEEMGDYFRDNSHLLTEHAMGYMLLKCLYMEMEGNTLGMRRGARAGYALKSIVDFAEASKRSMRDAAPAFFGRMSDPEVAKEYEKMYEDYVDKLKKRAVDKKKEEDAAAAEEATRRLQLKGDDKALEELPREERLGPGGLDPVEVFESLPKEMQDAFESGSVEALREYVNGLPLEDAKHHMKRMVDSGLWVPAPGEEPGLALQ, translated from the coding sequence ATGCCAGGGTTCGACTACAGCAAGTGGGACAACCTCGAGttgtccgacgacgaggatcaTCACCCCGGCGCGCAGTTCATCGAGGCGAACACGCTGCGTCGCATCAAGCGGGAGGCGCACGAGAACAAAgagaaggagcgcgccgagaaGATCGAGTCGCTGGAGAAGCAGATCCGCAAGAACGAGCGCAAGATCAAGGAGCTCTCGGAGGGTGAGAACGCGGCCGCCAACGAGGCCGAGATCGCCAAGCTCagatcggcgagcgcgacgttcCAGTCCGAGGTGGACACCGAGAGGCGCCAGAAGAAGTTcaacgccgaggaggccgtgAGGGATGCGTGGTCGCACTcgctcgtgggcgccgcgtgcaAGCCCGACGCGGGACCGGAGAAGCTGGACTACGAGGCCTTCGCCAAGAAGTACGGCGAccagctcgacgcgctggcggtCAAGGACTTCGGCTCCGGATACGAGGAGATGGGGGACTACTTCAGGGACAACTCGCACCTCCTCACCGAGCACGCCATGGGCTACATGCTCTTGAAGTGCCTCTACATGGAGATGGAGGGCAACACGCTCGGCATGAGGCggggcgcacgcgcgggatACGCCCTCAAGTCCATCGTCGACTTCGCCGAGGCCAGCAAGAGGTCCATGAgggacgccgcccccgccttcTTCGGACGCATGAGCGACCCGGAGGTGGCCAAGGAGTACGAGAAGATGTACGAAGACTACGTGGACAAGCTCAAGAAACGCGCGGTGGACAAGAAAAAGGAGGAAgatgcggctgcggcggaggaggccacGCGCAGGCTGCAGCTCAAGGGGGACGACAAAGCCCTCGAGGAACTGCCGCGGGAGGAACGGTTGGGCCCCGGGGGTCTGGACCCGGTTGAGGTGTTTGAGTCGCTGCCGAAGGAGATGCAGGACGCGTTCGAGAGCGGCAGCGTGGAGGCCCTTCGCGAGTACGTCAACGGGCTTCCCTTGGAGGATGCGAAGCACCACATGAAGAGGATGGTGGACAGCGGGCTTTGGGTGCCCGCCCCAGGGGAGGAACCGGGTCTCGCGCTGCAGTGA
- a CDS encoding set domain protein (Predicted SET domain containing protein. ChromDB ID: SDG20105), with translation MRAMLASLARRCGVAHRAFWREDGRSFARTLSSSASDQESALQNAMLSSFQRWFEAYGGTTSGISMVQTPSIGWGLTASRDVDVGERLILLPRVLQMTYSLQDRESTSSSDQATAELDREPDTPLYLKELIAQIPDELWSVRLGLALLHERALGGKSPFFQYISLLPAMHRGLPLFFGPEAVDALQYLPLVVQVKRRSRFLIDYSSGPLKNVTAGKNGETESVPFNGYSVGADALGWAFACASSRAFRVAGEGKPAAMLPLIDVANHSFEASAEVRAAMGEGPGAIEMVASRPLRAGDEVTLNYGNLSNDHFLLDYGFVPQGINKHDTASLRWDVSYLEAAREVAGLAQVPFAAGTEPWQSAMLSELGLDDDPEVLVTRDERQPVDARLLAGIRVLYASGPEDFSSGGSGEALQPLRHGALLESTLDRTKEAYALRTAQAALALALGNFPTTLKEDETKLEELTAELAELSGVGDALEKENLALAVKFRKGKKEVISRAMKAIDERLRVVLAS, from the coding sequence atgcgcgcgatgctcgcgtcgctggcgcggcggtgcggtgtcgctcaccgcgcgTTCTGGCGCGAAGATGGGCGATCCTTCGCTAGGACCCTCTCTTCGTCCGCTTCGGACCAAGAGTCCGCGCTTCAGAACGCCATGCTGAGCTCGTTCCAGCGTTGGTTCGAAGCCTACGGCGGGACAACGAGCGGCATCTCGATGGTGCAGACGCCGAGCATCGGCTGGGGTCTCACTGCTTCGAGGGACGTCGatgtcggcgagcgcctcatACTCCTACCGAGGGTCCTACAGATGACGTACTCCTTGCAAGACCGGGAATCGACGTCCTCTTCGGACCAGGCGACCGCGGAACTAGACCGCGAACCGGACACGCCGCTCTACCTCAAGGAACTCATCGCCCAAATTCCAGACGAGCTGTGGAGCGTACGTCTGGGCCTCGCGCTCTTACACGAACGTGCCTTGGGTGGCAAGTCGCCATTCTTTCAGTACATTAGCTTACTTCCAGCCATGCACAGAGGTCTGCCGCTGTTCTTTGGCCCGGAAGCTGTCGATGCCCTGCAGTATCTGCCGCTGGTTGTGCAGGTCAAGCGCAGATCTCGATTCCTCATCGATTACTCCTCGGGTCCGCTGAAGAACGTCACGGCTGGTAAGAACGGGGAGACTGAGAGTGTCCCGTTCAACGGTTACAGTGttggcgcggacgcgctgggTTGGGCTTTCGCGTGCGCATCCAGCCGCGCGTTCCGTGTCGCGGGGGAGGGGAAACCCGCCGCGATGTTACCTCTGATTGACGTCGCCAACCATTCCTTTGAAGCGAGCGCAGAGGTGAGAGCAGCGATGGGTGAGGGGCCGGGGGCGATCGAGATGGTCGCCTCGCGGCCTCTTCGCGCGGGAGATGAGGTCACGCTCAACTACGGAAACCTGAGCAACGATCATTTCCTGCTCGACTACGGCTTTGTGCCTCAGGGAATCAACAAACACGACACCGCGAGTCTTCGATGGGACGTCAGCTACCTCGAGGCGGCTCGTGAGGTGGCGGGGTTGGCTCAAGTGCCGTTTGCGGCAGGTACAGAACCGTGGCAGAGCGCCATGCTATCGGAGCTCGGTCTGGACGACGATCCGGAAGTGCTGGTGACGCGCGATGAGAGGCAACCGGTGGATGCGCGGCTGCTCGCGGGTATCAGAGTCCTGTACGCTTCGGGTCCGGAGGATTTCAGCAGCGGTGGAAGCGGCGAAGCGTTGCAGCCGCTTCGGCACGGGGCGCTGTTAGAGTCGACCCTTGACCGCACAAAAGAGGCATACGCGCTGCGAACCGCACAGGctgcgctcgccctcgcgcttgGTAACTTCCCTACGACGCTGAAAGAGGACGAAACAAAGTTGGAAGAGTTGACAGCAGAGTTGGCGGAACTTTCAGGAGTCGGCGATGCGTTAGAGAAGGAgaacctcgcgctcgcggtgaagTTTCGGAAAGGCAAAAAGGAAGTGATCTCGAGGGCGATGAAAGCGATCGATGAGAGGCTGAGAGTTGTGCTCGCGTCGTAG